The Scleropages formosus chromosome 3, fSclFor1.1, whole genome shotgun sequence genome contains the following window.
ATCTTTTGGGATAAAAAGTTAAGTGTACGACGACGAAAATGTCAGGAATGTTTCCCTGGGCAGGAAGAGGAGTTAAATGTGGTGAATTGCCGTAATGCAAGTGTAACAGGTGTAAGTGTTCATCATCAGCACGATGCAGAGAAACCTTTCCGTAGCTGATAGGATTCCTTCCGGACGAGAAAGGGAGCCCGATGCTGCAGTTTTCCTTGAACTCGGCACCGACCAAGGATCATTTCTTATAGCCGTTATGATGCAACTAAAGACACGGAGGTTTTATTTATTGCGAGCGTTGCACGACTCTTTCTGCACCAGCTCTTAGTGCTTTTACTAATCACTCTCATGCTAGAAAATGCTTGTCATCCGTCTGCAGGACCGAGCGCCTAATTCCTGTCATTTTAAGCGGGAGAAATAATAATGCGCTCCCAGCCCATccaaaaaccccaaaccaattttcccaaatatcactacAAGTCTGTAAAACACTTATGTAACTATGAAAATCGTGATTTCGGCATGATACAAAAGAGTAATGACTGTCAAATGCTCGATGAGGTCTCTAATGGGTATGTTTCTCGGCAGGATGTTTCAGAAACTGTGTTTCCTTATATCCAATAAACAGCAACAAGCGTTCAATCgtgaaatttgtgaaatataAGTGCAGACAATTTAGAACAAATGAGGCTATTTATTGCAATAAACTGTTGCTGCACTCAGCAAGTGAAGAGAACAGTTGACTTTGAGTTGTTAGAGTTCAGGGTTAACGGTTattcatccccccccccgcctccccccgCGAGGGAGGAATCTttgcagtcattcttgcactgcagCTGCACCACACAAAGGAAACGAGGCAGGGAAGCAACAGGACGCAGCTGATGGTCCACAgtgccaactacagtacatcaCTGCACTTCACTCATGCTTCGCTCATGCCGCTTTCGCTTTTTTTCGATTTGCTTCAGATACATTTCGTTAAACTGATTTTCATTCCAGAAATCGAAAATTGCGTATCGAAAGGCAAGAACCGTTAGATAAAATTTCGGAGTCTGGGTTAGGGATAGAAGACGAAGGAGCGTGCACCGAGTCACCATCGATTAAAGTGAAATGAGAGAAAGCAAGTCTTGAGCAAATCCCAAAATAAAGAGCGCGAACTCCAGGGACGCATCCCTTCGGCAGCCATGTGACCTCACGGCACCTCGGAGTTGTGCTTTTCATGCTCTGTCTGCTTTCTGCCCCGATGAAGCCCGTCTGAGGAGCGCTGCTGGTTGCCTCCACAAGACAAGACCTCCAGATCCAACATTAATAAGTTAATACTGCAGCCTTTCCAAACAAACGCTTTGCTCAAATCCACAATCTGCCGGAACTGACCGCACCGTATGTTTGATTTTCAtatgtcataataataaagggGGCAAAGTGCAACGATACGGTATGTGGTGTAAAATCATGGTTCTTTATCAGTACGCGCTGGGGGGTACGCAGTCTGGACTCCGGCTTTGCTCTTTTCGGAGCAATAATGACACACAACCGCGCTCCAGTGCTGGGggtacaatttaaaaatacatttgatggATTCGCATAGACGGCACACGCTGCCAAATATTCCCCGTGGACCTCAGAGGCAGGAAATAAGTGCTCGACGTCCAAAGCCTCATGGCTACTGGGCCGTTCCAGGTAAATAAATGCACCCAAGAGCGATGCTCAGGCTGAGTAGAGGGTCGTTTGGTGAACGTTTCTCGCTGGACATGTTGCATCGTGACCTTATTGCACCTGATTCCCGGGAAGGGAATTTACCCCGAAAAGTGACCGAACGCCTCGGAAGGGTAACGCGTGACCCTTGTTTTGTCAGAAGTACCTCCTGCCTAACCACGGTAAAAATGTGCACGTATATCGGCAGTATTAACAAGTTATTAATGTGTCGCAGAAAAGAGCAAATGAATATTTATCTACTACAAAGACGTCAATGCTGCTCATATAGCGAGCAGAACCACGGCACTTTAATCTACTCGGCCTGTTCATAGCGGCACGAAAATTATTAAACgcagaagttaatttttttttaagattgaGCTTTATCATCTCTTcggaatatacagtatatgcttcTGAGGGCCTTGGTGTGGTAAACTTTTCCATCTGAATTTGTGCACATCTGCAGTACTAACATTCCCAGACATGTTTCCGTGTTGTTCTCAGAATTATTTATGGCCGAAGGGTCCGCGATACATAAAAAAGTCAgattgtgtgaatgaatgtaggATAGAATGGAAGAGAATTTAAAACCTGAAGAAGTATAAAAATTCACCTGCAGAggtaattttggagaaaattgttccATAACATTTTCTTGGAGACGTGTGAGCTCTGCAGCCTTGAAACTTCACTGCAGGCGGGTGGGTCCATGTGAGGGAGAGCAGAACAAAAGGAAAGTAGAGGACGGGATAGGACAAGAAAGGATACAATAGGACGGGACAGGAGAGGAAAGGATAcaataggacaggacaggaaaggaTACAATAGGACAGGACGGGACAGGAAAGGATAGAATAGGACGGGACAGGAAATGGTACAATAGGACAGGAAAGGATAcaataggacaggacaggacgggACAGGAAAGGATACAATAggacgggacaggacaggaaaggaTACAATAGGACaaaaggacaggacaggaaatgATACAATAGGACAGGATGGGATAGGAAAGGATACagtaggacaggacaggaaatgATAcaataggacaggacaggacgggACAGGAAAGGATACAATAGGACaaaaggacaggacaggaaatgATACAATAGGACAGGAAAGCACAGGACAGGAAAGGATAcaataggacaggacaggatgggaCAGGAAAGGATACAATAGGACAGGAAAGGATACAATAGGACAAAAGGACGGGAAAGGAAATGATACAATAGGACAGGAAAGGATAcaataggacaggacaggaaatgATAcaataggacaggacaggaaaggttacaataggacaggacaggatgggaCAGGAAAGGATAGAATAGGACGGGACAGGAAATGATACAATAGGACAGGAAAGGATAGGAAAGGATACAGTAGGACAGGACGGGACAGGAAAGGACAGGatgtacaaaaacaaaacaaagtgaaaagaagaaagaaacacTTGGTGTAAGATTATACACtcagtgtgtttctttgtcaCTAGAAAATAACCCTCACATTGTGgaactgaataattaaatatagtttatttttgtattttttaacatttctatCAGAAAACACGAGCCattgaaataaatacacttttatATTACATATTCACAAAAGACACAGATACAGTGGAAACATCCAAAAAGAGCAGCAGAGCTGTTACTACAGAAAAATTACTACATACATATACAACGGATATGGCCTTTAATACGTCGAGTGAAATTACAGTATATGTGGACAGAAGAGACACAGTTTAACACCCATGTTCATCTAGAGCACATGGAGCCTTAACCCTaacaccctaaccctaacccaaccctaactcCTTAACCCATTAACCCCCAaccccctaaccctaatccttaaCTCTAACTCCCTAACCGTAACCCCCCGACCCCTTAGCCCTAACACCGTGACCTAGGGACTGGTGCTTTTGTCATGATAACGGTGACAATAAGACAGAAAGATGCTCCTATAACTGAACCTTTGTCAGCGTGTCTCTCCTGTCCACTGTGTTCCCACCGAAGCCACATCTTGAGGACAAAGTGCTtgacaaaatacaaatacaacaaTTCATGTGGCACAAAAAGTAACGGCGCTCacgttatatatatatatatatatatgcagtacatatatacatacccATATATAttgcgtgtatatatatatagtttttgcCAGTATTTTGACTGGAATATTTTGCGTAATATGAATTTTCACTCATTAGCTGTGCAATAAACAGGTTGTTTTTACAGGAATTCCTCTTCAGAATGTGACACCTTTGAAAAccctaacccacacacacacacacacacacacacacacacacgacacttTCCCACTGTGACGAGTCAAACGCAGTCACGTTGCCTCATGTaacccatgacctttgaccttgctCTCTTGCCAATAATTTTAGAAACGGTTCTTTCTCATTGGAACAATATAAAAAAGACCAGTTTAGAACTGGAACGTGACCCACAGAACCAAGTGTAAGGTACCAGAGCGGTACGTAGAAATACGGTAAAGTATCACTGTTAAGTGCAATAAAAAGGTGAGGGAcgtggctgaaaaaaaaaaacactttatttggCACGAGCCACTAATGGTTTAAGACAAAACCGCAGGGACATCATCGTGGACGTCATTCACGATGTTCAGGATGTCTTTGAGGTTTCTGCCTTCGCGGACCTGCAGACGCGTCCCCTGAACACCTCAACGCAGATTTCTTACACTTGACATAGTGAATTTACCACGGTGAAACGCTGGCCGTGTCCCGTCCTCATTCGGATCATTCGTCCACATAAGAAATTTACGGCAAAGCAGCTCCGGGACAAGCCGGACCCTCCTTCACCCTCGTCCCCAGCATCCTCTTCTCGGGAAGGGGCGAGAGGGAGAACGAGACGCCTCCCCGCACGCAGGCGCCGAGCACACGTCACTCGTCATGACTCGCCGCATTTCGGCGAAGCTCCAGAAAGGTCCGCGCAGGAGCTCCGGCTCGGCTCCACCGCAGTCCCTTGAGCAGGAAGCCGAAGACTGGTTTCCATCTGCATATTTAAATCgctcttatttcattttcacacacagctgcaAAATGACTTGCAGGACACGACCGTTCACGTCCCTCTGCGCATCGTGGGCTCCTGACCGTTCCTGACCGTTCCTGACCACACTTTGCACTCTGAGGAAACACACCGCTGCTCTCACTAATTCTCCCCAGATTCCTGTGGAGCTGCTCAGCAAACTGTGGGGACAGAAAAGACGTGTCCGTAAACCCACGGCTCTCATATGGAAACTCCGCTGCATAATTTGGGATGAAAATGCTGCGGTCCACACTTGACTGCTGTGACCGCAAACTAGGCCAAACGGGGTGCACTGCGGACGGTGGAAACGGTCCCGAACGGTCACTATTTAGTGTTgccaaaaatgtctttttttcggGCAACTCCATGctttaaaaaacactgagaGGAAACTGCTTCCTCCTTCATGTCCACGGTGTCCCCCAGCAGCTCAACGCCAGGTGACCCTGTCCACCCCGTTCACCCTGTGCGGCTTGTCCGGCCCACGCCGGTGTCTCCGGGCCGGCGGTCCCGTGGCGCAGCCGTGCTTCGGGGTGCGAGTGCGGGCCCTCATCACAAGGCCGTGGACTGCTTGATGCTGTGGAAGCTGAGACGTGTGGGAGACGTGTGGATGGACATGGCCCGAGCCACTCTGGCGCGGATCGAGTGCTTGTCCTGCCAGCGGTGCCACCGCTTCCTGACGGCGGAGCGCACCTGTGAGGCACAACGAGGAGCGAACGCGGTCAGCGAGTCGCCCCGTCACCCCGCGGTCCCTTGGACAGTTGCAGCCTCTAACCCTAAACTAACGAAGGAGGACATTTAgacagtctctcacacacacaatacaaatacatactTACACAGAATACATAGAAATACATACAAATCATAAGCGTTTGCTTAGTTTGGATAATCCTGTCATGATGAAGCTTACTGCGCTGTTTACTGTGCTGTTTACTGTGCTGTTTACTGTGATATCACCCTGCAGGTCCCACAGGAAAGAGCCACAGGGGACTGTAACCCTTCGCTGTATTAGAACCCTGGGCCTTTTCCACCAAATGCTGCATAAACACATCTGCGGGGATTTTAGGGCTCTATGCCCTTCAGAGAAGTCAGACATGATGGAGAATGAACTGGTGGACCCCGCTGGACCCTGCTGTACCCCACTGGACCGCGCTGGACCCTACTGGACCCTGCTGGACCGCGCTGGACCCTGCTGGACCGCGCTGGACCCTGCTGGACTGCACTGGACCCTGCTGGACCGCACGAACGCTAAAGGTCAGCAGTGTTTGCTGAGCAGAGGGAAGCCGGGTCCCACCACGGCGATCTTTCACGATGAACCTGGAGGTTCATCCAGCGCTCCCACCCTTTTCAGACCGGAGTGCCTCCATCAGGCCTGGTGACGGCATCTCTTTTCATTTCAGCGCCATGGGAGACGGTGACAATGGATGTGTTTGGCACTCagtgctgcttgtgtgtgtgtgtgtgtgtgtgtgtgtgtgtgtgtgtgtgtgtgtgtgtgtgtgtgtgcgcgtaggACAAAGGAGGGGGGCGGGGCCTAATGGAAGAAAAGAGAGCACTTACCTCGCTGTTCAGGAAGCAGTAAAACACGGACACAAAGAAGCCCTTGATGTGACGGGGGGATGGGGACAGGGACGGGGGCGGGGACGGGGACAAGGGGAGGAGAAAAGAACATTATAGCGAAGCTCTTTCTGGTCTCATTGTCTCAGCAGCATTTATCACATTCAATACTGATAGAACCTCGCTTTATGAGCGCCGTTCAGGTCCCCTGCCGGACAGAGTCCCCGTAGAGAGGGACACCAGGCTGCCGGTGCCCGAAGGGCCACTTAAGGCCGCACTGTGACGCTTTGCTCCTCGTATCAGGGGGCAGCTACTGTCACAGCATGAGGACCGGGAAGAAGAAAAGCGGATTTGGAGCGAAGCGCAGGCACGGCGAGCCGTTAAGCGAGAGACGCACCTGAAAGGACTCGAGGAAGGAGTTGAAGTAGATGAAGACCACCTGCGAGACCTCGTCTTCTCCGGGGTTCACGAAGAACAGCATGTAGGTGATGCCGAGGAGGGGCAGCAGGACGAGCGTCGCCTTCACGGCTTTCCTGAGGGACACAAAGTCTCATTCCCGCACACAGACTCCGTTTCCCAAAGGAAACTGCCCGAAAGacgcgggttcgagtcccgtctCACCGAAGGACCCTCGACGCAGGTTCTCTGCCTGAAGTGACACAGCAGAAATGAGCTCACTAAGCAGCTGGGCCctggacgtcgctttggagaaaagcgtccgatgAAGGCCGCAGGTGTCGGCGAGCTGCTGAGCTCCACCGGCTCCTCCTACCACTTCTTTCAGCGTTCCTCGGCCGCGTTGCCGCTCTCATCGGCGCAGCTCCGCCACGAAATAACATCACACAGAATAAAGAAACGAAACGAATACCAGCTCTGGCACCGTGTGACCGCAAGGACGGAAAGCCAACTGTCCGAGGAGCACGAAAGGTGCCTTTGGGCCATGAGCTCTGCCAGGGAGCATTAgctgcacggtggcacagcgagtagcgcctgggtggtgcaagaggacatgggtttggtccctgctcagtctgtgtggagtgtgcatgttatctgggtgctctggtttccacccacagtccaaagacatgctgttcaggttcacccatagtgtgtgagtgacacagagtgtgtgtgtgtgttccactgatgtatggatgagtgagccagtgtaagtagtgtatctagcagtgtaagtcaccgcggtgaataaggcgtgtgggctgatgacactacatagagttcactggaaattgctttggagaaaagtgttggataaataaataaatgtaaattagcatTAGGAGCCAAAGAGCCTGAAAAAGGAGCGTGTCTCCATTCATTCTTTAAGCACCGTGAGCGGCTCTGGAAACAAGCGCACTTCGAGAAATGAGATCAGTTCCACGCCTGCAGGGATCCCACAACCCTGTGCAGGGCTTGACCCCAGATGCTGCACCTGAGATCCACTCACCGGTACTGGATGGTCTCGGAGGTGGTTGAGGCTCGCAGCTTCGTCATGAGGATTCGCACAATGTTGAAGAGGAAAATGAAATTGatctgaagaaaacaaaggatCCTTTGTAGTCCAGCATCACGCAAATCAAGCGTTTGTGtctttcctctctttctgtGACCTAAATCGTGTCTCACAGCGCAGGCGAAGGGCGCCTGGTGTTCGTGGGAGGAGGAGCTCGAACCCTTACCAGCAGAACGAGGATCATGGGGCCCTGGTAGATGTAGTCCGTGTACACACCCGCACGCTTGCCGAACCAGCACCTGCGAGCGAAACCAGAGCGCTCGGTCAGCGGCGCTTTCCTTTGTGTCTCTGCTTCCCTTTTTCACTCGTTCGTTTTGAGGGAGAGGCAGCGGCGAAGGGGAACGAGGTAAACTGCGCGGTAACATTTGTACATGTGACACTTCGCCCGTCACTGGCCTTTTCACTCTGACACGGCCAGCAAGACGAACAAGTTTTCAGTGTTGGGGGCTCGTCCGCTCACTTCGGTTACACGCCCAAAAGGTCATTTACTGTCCTTTTCACCAGTCGTCTCTGTCATTCGCCCTCGAGGTCCGTAAGCGATCGGATCAAGTGCTGCGTTATTGATCACTGCGGCGAAGGACTCTGATGGACTCAGCATCGCGGTGTCTCGTGTTACAGCGTCACAACGTCACAGCAGGACAGCTCGAGGGCCAAAGTTAAGAGCACACAATACGGAGAGCAAATGGACAGCCGGGGTCCCTGTATACAGAGCGCAGCACAGGACCGCGAAGACCGCGGCTCACCACGGTAAAATGAAAGGGTAATCCGGAAAAAGGTAAAAGTGGACTCACTTTTCGTTGTCGTAGTAGAGCTTGCCGACGGCCCAGGCGACGATGATCGGGAAGGGGATGCCTGCAAGAAGAAGCACGGAGCTTGTGGGTTCGAGGCCCCCGCAGCCCGTCTGCCCGCCACCGCTCTGTTTTAGGCGCAGTGAAACCGGTGAAAGTGGCACCGAAAAGAAGGACATCTCAGGTCTCCTTCAGGACGGTCACAACACGGTGTGAACACATAAGGAACACCAGAGAGTGTCTCTCACTCGGTGCTGGACCGTATTTACCGTGTTCGTGCTGAGGAAGACTGCGGCTACTCCTCCacaaaaacaaatcacatttttacCATGTAACATTGCCACGCTCCATTGCACCTCCACCCCTGGGGCCAGGAATGAGGGTGGTGGCGGTAGCAAGGGTGGTAGTGAGGGTGAGAGCGGTGACGGTGAAGGCGGTGGGGGTGCTGAAGGTGGTGGTGACGGTGAAGGTGGCAGTGATGGTGAGGGCGGCGGTGACGGTGAAGGCGGTGGGGGTGCCGAAGGTGGCGGTGACGGTGAGGGTGGCAGTGATGGTGAGGGCGGCGGTGACGGTGAAGGCGGTGGGGGTGCCGAAGGTGGCGGTGATGATGAGAGCGGTGAGAGCAGCAAGGGCGGCGGAGATGGCGAGGATGGCGGTGACGGTGAAGGCGGTGGGGGTGCCGAAGGTGGCGGTGGTGGTGAGGATGTCAGTGACGGTGAAGGCGGTGGGGGCGCTGAAGGTGGCGGTGAGGGTGGCAGTGATGGTGAGAGCGATGAGAGAAGTGAGGGTGGCGGAGATGGCGAGGACGGCAGTGACGGTGAAGGCGGTGGGGGTGCCGAAGGTGGCGGTGACGGTGAGGGTGGCAGTGATGGTGAGGGCGGTGAGACATTAAGGGCGGCGGAGACGGCGAGGACGGCGGTGACGGTGAGGGTGGCAGTGATGGTGAGAGCGGTGAGAGCAGCAAGGGTGGCGTTGGCGACGATGAAGGCGGTGAGCGCAGCGAGAGAGGTCGTGACGCTGAGGGTCGCGACGGCGGCAGTGACCATGAGGGTGACGAGGGTGGCGTGACGGTGAGGGTGCCGGCGGCACACTGACACCAGCCGATGCAGATGAACATCCACTTGCGCAGCTTGTCCGTCGAGTAGGTGAGCACGATGGCCGTGTGCAGGTAGCAGCCCTCGCCGAACATCCAGAAGAAGTTGGTCACGTGGAAGTAGTTGTAGGCGGCTGTGACCAGTCGGCACCAGATCTTACGGACAAAGGGAAAGCAGCACAGACACTGAGCGCCACCTGGAAATCATTCAGTGTCACTGCGCCGTGCAGGAGTGCagacagggggcgcagtggttacagctgctgcgtTCCATTCAAAGGACCCGAGCGCACGCAGTGTCACGAACGGTGTTTACCGTGTTTTCAAGCACAGTGTCCCCGTGGGGTTCTGGGGCTAATCGATAAACAATAAGTCGCTGATAGATGGACGGACACGTAGACAGACCGACACGGGGAAGGGCAGAGCAACACTCACCACGTTGCTCTCGTGCACCTCTGGATTCATGGTGAACTGGACCACGAACCAGGTGCCGTTGCGGAGGATGAAGGCCGTGATGAGGTTCCAGTGAATGATGTTCCTCAGACATCGGATGCTCCTGTgaggaagagaagagcagcGTCTCCGGTGATGCGGCACTCGAGGTCGCTGGGGTCGTTACCTCCTGCACTGACAACTTTGTATCGACAAACCCTGACCAGGTCACTGGACCGTTCGTCCTGCTCTGGAGCAGTGAAAGTGAATTTCACAGTGTCCAGAAGGGTCTGGACAAACACTGCATGTCCCCTGGTTCTTTGAAACCTCAGTAATGTTGTATTTCATAGTAATTCATTTTGCCCTTTACATATTCTAGTTGAGCAAAAGGATGAAAGCTGGTTCTTCTGCAAAGGGGCTGAAAAAGTCCAACATTATAACTGTTTTTCCATTCGTCCATTCGGATGGACAGTCAGACACTGGACCGTTGTGTTTTATAAACATCCATGCGCTGCTTGGCTGTCCATCTGCTGCTTACTGCCCTCAGTCCCCTCAATGTCCTCTGTCCTTACTGTCCTCTGTCATCATCCTCTTACTGATGCCCTGTCCTCTCCCATCCTCCACTAGGGAGGGTATTTTAATTCTTCTGGGCAAGAAGAGCTCAGAGGATGTAGATCCTCCTCCGGTGTTATAGGACtatgatggacacacacacacacacacacacacacacacacacacacacacacgggaagAACTTGGGAAGAACACATGGGAAGAACGTCAAATGTCTCATTGTCATAAAGCATCACTTTAGATGAtgagaagagtgtgtgtgacagtgtgtgtgaagagaGACCCAGTGGCTCAGTCCCCCCGACTCCCCAGCGCCACGACCTGCTGCTGTCCACCTCTTTGGGACAGGCAGCGCAACTGGAAATGAATGTGAACAGAACGTCAAAAATACTGTGTGAGCGGTAGAGAAGTGTCCAcactgtgtgcatctgtgtgtgtgtgtgtgtgtgtgtgtgtgtgtgtgtgtgtgtgtgtgtgtgtgtatacataatATACTGAACAATCCGTAACTTATTTACCGGTAGCATCAATTTAAGCTCAGGGACGACGCAAAACGTTGGGGTGACGCAGAACAGCACTGGAACTGGGGCCATACATATGGACAGAGACGCCTCTCATTGTGTCCAACATGAGACACACGACACATtcagagagaagagcaaagacTGACCCTGACCGTGCTTACACCACTTTTACCCTGGTCAGCACAGTACAGTTTTGAGCAGCTGTCGCTGTGCCCTGTGAGCATCAGTCAGGAGCCGCAGTGAACTTTTCACAGCAGGAAACTTCTCGTTTTGAGCTCATTGCCTGAAGAATTTATAATAACCGCCGTCTTAAGAAGGAACAATAACTGTGTCCTGGACTCAGAATGGACTCCTTTCAGAGCACCGCTAACGGGGCGAAAGGTCGTCCCTTTTCTGGCTGCACTCCAACTCCATCCTTCACTCGATGGACTGCGAGGGACACTGTCCACACTCTACAGACCAAAAAAGACACAGTCCACACTCTAGAGACCATAAAGGACACTGTCCACACATTGTACACACCACGAAGAACAGTGCTTTCCCCTTAAACTGCTGGTAGCGCACCGGTCAGAaccgctgccttcggacccaaaggttacaggactgaatcccacctccggctgtagtgcccttgagcaaagtactttaccctgaattgctccagtaaaaacactcagctgtataaat
Protein-coding sequences here:
- the LOC108924751 gene encoding corticotropin-releasing factor receptor 1-like is translated as MNARRVLCGLFCNTSVDGIGTCWPRSNAGEMVARPCPEFFYGVRYNTTNSVFRECLSNGTWAMKGNYSQCRAILNEEKKSKLHYHVAVIVNYLGHCVSLGALLVAFTLFMCLRSIRCLRNIIHWNLITAFILRNGTWFVVQFTMNPEVHESNVIWCRLVTAAYNYFHVTNFFWMFGEGCYLHTAIVLTYSTDKLRKWMFICIGWCIPFPIIVAWAVGKLYYDNEKCWFGKRAGVYTDYIYQGPMILVLLINFIFLFNIVRILMTKLRASTTSETIQYRKAVKATLVLLPLLGITYMLFFVNPGEDEVSQVVFIYFNSFLESFQGFFVSVFYCFLNSEVRSAVRKRWHRWQDKHSIRARVARAMSIHTSPTRLSFHSIKQSTAL